In Macadamia integrifolia cultivar HAES 741 chromosome 1, SCU_Mint_v3, whole genome shotgun sequence, a single window of DNA contains:
- the LOC122073063 gene encoding vacuolar iron transporter homolog 4-like, with protein MEAKLDIPNNNDKQQIDQEIKAIDYIQRAQWLRAAVLGASDGLVSTASLMMGVGAVNQDVKSMIITGFAGMVAGACSMVIGVFVSMVTFLQYSQYDIELSETKRQHKASDDGKESLDESEKEDLPNPFTAAGASALAFVVGAVVALLSASFIQNYKARLGVVIAMSSLALMVFGVIGAVFGRAPVKRSCLRVLIGEWLAMTTTFGLTEFLFF; from the exons ATGGAAGCCAAACTGGATATCCCCAACAATAATGATAAGCAACAGATTGACCAAGAAATCAAAGCTATCGACTACATCCAAAGGGCACAGTGGCTCAGAGCTGCAGTGCTTGGAGCAAGCGATGGGTTGGTCTCCACAGCATCTTTAATGATGGGAGTGGGAGCTGTAAATCAGGATGTGAAATCCATGATTATTACTGGTTTTGCAGGGATGGTCGCCGGAGCATGTAGCATGGTGATCGGAGTATTCGTGTCGAT ggttacatTTCTACAGTACTCTCAGTATGACATAGAGCTTTCTGAAACGAAGAGACAACATAAAGCTTCAGATGATGGAAAAGAAAGTTTGGATGAGAGCGAGAAGGAAGACCTTCCAAACCCATTCACGGCGGCTGGAGCATCTGCCCTAGCCTTTGTTGTTGGAGCTGTTGTGGCACTATTATCAGCTTCTTTTATACAGAATTATAAGGCTAGGTTGGGTGTGGTAATTGCAATGTCCAGCTTGGCTTTGATGGTGTTTGGGGTTATAGGTGCAGTGTTTGGTAGAGCACCTGTAAAGAGGTCTTGTTTGAGGGTGTTAATTGGTGAGTGGCTCGCTATGACTACAACTTTTGGGTTGACcgagtttttgtttttttga